From a single Candidatus Izimaplasma bacterium HR1 genomic region:
- the xerD_2 gene encoding Tyrosine recombinase XerD, which produces MLKRLLKEYEYYLKVTRGLSPNSIYSYITDLKEYIEFLEKNYVIKDPNNITKQHIRNFIARLKRKHNTPSSISRKMSAIRSFHKYLLLEKLVSINVSLGVSLPKKQKKLPVVLNVEEVDALMVAADGDEPLELRNKAMLELLYGCGLRISELLALTLSDLHINMGFINIYGKGNKERIVPIGFEAAYALKQYIDKGRTILKKVPGDILFVNTRGSNISRVGFYKVLKNLTFKAGIMKDVSPHTLRHSFASHLLENGVDLRIVQELLGHEDISTTQIYTHISKQKLKEVYEEYHPRSGNKEE; this is translated from the coding sequence ATGTTAAAGAGATTATTGAAAGAGTATGAGTATTATTTAAAAGTAACAAGAGGACTAAGTCCAAATTCAATCTATTCTTATATTACTGATTTAAAGGAATATATTGAATTCTTAGAAAAAAACTATGTGATAAAAGATCCTAATAATATTACGAAACAACATATTCGTAACTTTATCGCAAGACTAAAAAGAAAACACAATACACCTTCAAGTATAAGTCGTAAGATGAGTGCGATTAGATCATTTCATAAATACTTATTATTAGAGAAACTAGTTTCAATCAATGTTAGTTTAGGTGTTAGTTTACCTAAAAAGCAAAAGAAACTCCCAGTCGTACTTAATGTTGAAGAAGTTGATGCTTTAATGGTAGCTGCTGATGGTGATGAGCCATTAGAACTAAGAAACAAAGCAATGCTTGAATTATTATATGGTTGCGGTTTAAGAATAAGTGAATTACTTGCCTTAACGTTAAGTGATCTACATATTAATATGGGGTTTATTAATATTTATGGTAAAGGTAATAAAGAAAGAATCGTTCCGATTGGTTTTGAAGCAGCTTATGCTTTAAAACAATATATTGATAAAGGTCGTACAATTCTTAAAAAAGTACCTGGTGATATCTTATTTGTTAATACTAGAGGTAGTAATATAAGCCGTGTTGGGTTTTATAAAGTACTGAAAAACTTAACCTTTAAAGCAGGAATTATGAAAGATGTAAGTCCTCATACCTTACGTCATAGTTTTGCATCACATTTATTAGAGAATGGTGTTGATTTAAGAATTGTTCAAGAACTCTTAGGACATGAAGATATTTCGACAACACAAATATATACTCACATCTCAAAACAAAAACTAAAAGAAGTATATGAAGAATACCATCCACGAAGTGGTAACAAGGAGGAATAA
- the deoB_1 gene encoding Phosphopentomutase: MFKRVFVIVIDSVGCGELEDADLFGDIGSNTIKHIAEAANGISLPNMEKLGYGHITEIKGVSSTNKPIGNYTKMKEISNGKDTMTGHWELMGLKIVKPFNTFTDTGFPKELIDELEKRTGRKIVANKASSGTLILDEYGEHQMKTGDLIVYTSADSVLQIAAHEDPKYVGLDDLYKACEIAREMTLEGEWKLGRIIARPFIGEKAGSFTRTANRHDYALKPFGKTTLDYLKEAGLDVVSFGKIKDIYDGEGVTDAYKQVSNKHGMENFIDFTNKDFTGLAYLNLVDFDALYGHRRNPLGYRDALVEFDAQLGELLTLLKDDDLLMITADHGNDPTMPGTDHTREYVPMLAYSPSLKGGEIKVRETFADLGATISENFKTKQAEFGTSFLKELK; the protein is encoded by the coding sequence ATGTTTAAAAGAGTATTTGTAATAGTAATTGATAGTGTAGGGTGCGGTGAATTAGAAGACGCAGATCTATTCGGAGATATTGGTAGTAATACAATAAAACATATCGCAGAAGCGGCAAATGGAATATCATTACCTAATATGGAGAAATTAGGATATGGACACATAACTGAAATCAAAGGTGTCTCAAGTACTAATAAACCAATTGGTAATTACACAAAAATGAAAGAAATTAGTAATGGTAAAGATACGATGACAGGTCACTGGGAATTAATGGGTCTAAAAATAGTTAAACCATTTAATACCTTTACTGATACTGGTTTTCCTAAGGAGTTAATTGATGAATTAGAAAAACGTACTGGTCGTAAAATAGTAGCTAATAAAGCATCAAGTGGAACATTAATTCTTGATGAGTACGGTGAGCACCAAATGAAAACTGGTGATTTAATTGTTTACACATCTGCAGATAGTGTTTTGCAGATAGCTGCTCATGAAGACCCTAAATATGTAGGTCTAGATGATTTATATAAAGCCTGTGAAATTGCTCGTGAAATGACTTTAGAAGGTGAATGGAAATTAGGTCGTATTATCGCCCGTCCATTTATTGGTGAAAAAGCAGGTAGCTTTACAAGAACTGCTAATCGTCATGATTATGCCTTAAAACCTTTTGGAAAAACTACTCTTGATTATTTAAAAGAAGCAGGACTAGATGTTGTTTCATTTGGTAAGATAAAAGACATTTATGATGGCGAGGGAGTTACTGATGCTTATAAACAAGTTTCTAATAAGCACGGTATGGAAAACTTCATTGATTTTACTAATAAAGATTTTACTGGTTTAGCCTATTTAAATCTAGTTGATTTTGATGCCTTATACGGACATCGAAGAAACCCTCTTGGGTACCGTGATGCATTAGTGGAATTTGACGCACAATTAGGTGAGTTACTGACTCTGTTAAAAGATGATGACTTACTAATGATTACTGCAGATCATGGTAATGATCCTACCATGCCAGGAACTGATCATACAAGAGAATATGTCCCAATGTTAGCTTATAGTCCAAGCCTTAAAGGTGGAGAAATTAAAGTTAGAGAAACATTTGCTGATTTAGGAGCAACGATTAGTGAAAACTTTAAAACTAAACAAGCTGAATTTGGAACTAGCTTCTTAAAAGAATTAAAATAA
- the mdtK gene encoding Multidrug resistance protein MdtK: protein MDEIIKQETSNKYFYKKVIRLGLPITLSQLLTSLLAFIDTVMVSGLGDNAVAAVGIGANFFFLMIMINFGLVSGLAIFFAQFWGTKDITSIHKTFIISIIASTVVVFVFFIFAQFFSGTIMEIYLNSGEVADELIVKELGMRYLKIASFSYFFTAMSFVVNMLMRSVEKVIFPQIVSIIMVLINTFLNYALITGNFGFPRMEIRGAAIATVISSVVSLIIFVIYMATTKREVFRINFRIYKEITRGFVAKLLKKALPVALNETLWGLGMTMYLIAFGFISIDAIASYQITNQIMGMVWVVNAGVSSACAIMLGNKLGEGKIEVAKNWGKRFVRLTLIFGVLLGVILFFVSPYIPNLFGDISETTKSNIRLLLIVFSFYVPIKFTNAMHIIGTLRSGGDTVFAFIAEVVVLWGIGVPLAFILSIFTELDLYVIIAIVNVEEIIKFILVNMRFLTYKWAENLTH from the coding sequence ATGGATGAAATAATAAAACAAGAAACATCCAATAAATACTTTTATAAAAAGGTAATCCGTCTTGGATTACCTATTACTTTGTCTCAATTACTAACTTCATTATTAGCTTTTATTGATACTGTAATGGTATCAGGTTTAGGAGATAATGCAGTTGCTGCAGTCGGGATAGGTGCTAACTTTTTCTTCTTAATGATTATGATAAACTTTGGACTTGTTAGTGGGCTAGCTATATTCTTTGCTCAGTTCTGGGGAACAAAGGATATTACAAGCATTCATAAAACATTTATTATAAGTATTATTGCTTCAACTGTTGTTGTATTCGTCTTCTTTATCTTTGCCCAGTTCTTTAGTGGAACAATCATGGAGATATATTTAAACAGTGGTGAAGTAGCTGATGAATTGATAGTTAAAGAACTAGGAATGAGATACTTAAAAATTGCATCCTTCTCATATTTCTTCACAGCGATGAGCTTTGTTGTAAATATGTTAATGAGAAGTGTCGAGAAAGTAATCTTCCCGCAAATAGTTTCAATTATAATGGTACTAATAAATACATTCCTAAATTACGCTTTAATTACTGGTAACTTCGGATTCCCCCGAATGGAAATTAGAGGAGCTGCAATCGCAACGGTTATCAGTTCAGTTGTCAGTTTAATAATTTTTGTTATCTATATGGCAACAACCAAAAGAGAAGTATTTAGAATTAACTTTAGAATCTATAAAGAAATTACGAGAGGCTTTGTCGCAAAATTACTTAAAAAAGCTTTGCCTGTAGCCTTAAATGAAACATTATGGGGTCTAGGAATGACAATGTATCTCATTGCTTTCGGTTTTATCAGTATAGATGCAATTGCTAGTTACCAAATTACTAATCAAATCATGGGTATGGTTTGGGTAGTAAATGCAGGTGTTTCTAGTGCTTGTGCTATCATGCTTGGTAATAAACTAGGTGAAGGTAAAATTGAAGTAGCTAAAAACTGGGGTAAAAGATTTGTTAGATTAACTTTGATCTTTGGGGTGTTACTTGGAGTAATTTTATTCTTTGTAAGTCCTTATATTCCAAATCTATTTGGAGATATTAGTGAAACAACAAAAAGTAACATTAGATTATTATTAATTGTCTTTAGTTTCTATGTCCCAATTAAATTCACAAACGCAATGCATATTATCGGAACTTTAAGAAGTGGTGGTGACACTGTTTTTGCTTTCATTGCAGAAGTAGTAGTATTGTGGGGTATTGGTGTTCCACTTGCCTTTATCTTAAGCATCTTCACTGAGTTAGACTTATATGTAATTATCGCAATTGTAAATGTTGAAGAAATTATTAAGTTTATCTTAGTTAATATGAGATTCCTTACATATAAATGGGCCGAAAACTTAACCCATTAA
- the ruvB gene encoding Holliday junction ATP-dependent DNA helicase RuvB produces MSENVYTSEIIPEDIENYSLRPKYLKEYIGQTEVKEMMDIFIRAAKTRNEALDHVLLYGPPGLGKTTLANIIANEIGVNIKITSGPSIERSGDLAVILTSLEPGDILFIDEIHRLPRVVEEILYPAMEDYVIDIIVGRDSTSKSIRVDLPPFTLVGATTRFGDLSAPLRDRFGVVHKLRYYSNDELTEICRRTAKIFETETHEDATIEISRRSRGTPRITNRIFRRVRDFADVLNDGVIDMDMCKLALGKLHIDELGLDDKDHAYLMGIIENFGGGPVGLESLAASIGEESTTIEDVYEPYLLQIGFIKRTPRGRIATEKAYKHLKKTHNMRLF; encoded by the coding sequence ATGAGCGAGAATGTTTATACAAGCGAAATAATCCCTGAAGATATCGAGAATTATTCTCTGCGTCCGAAGTATTTAAAAGAGTATATTGGGCAAACAGAAGTGAAAGAAATGATGGATATATTTATTCGTGCTGCGAAGACTAGAAACGAGGCTTTAGACCACGTTCTTTTATATGGTCCTCCAGGACTTGGAAAAACGACATTAGCTAATATTATTGCGAATGAAATAGGTGTTAACATAAAAATTACAAGCGGTCCTTCAATCGAGCGAAGTGGTGATTTAGCAGTCATTTTAACTAGTCTTGAACCAGGTGATATATTATTTATTGATGAAATCCACCGTTTACCAAGAGTTGTTGAAGAGATTTTATACCCAGCTATGGAAGATTATGTTATTGATATAATTGTAGGTAGAGACTCTACTTCAAAATCAATTCGAGTTGACTTACCTCCGTTTACCTTAGTCGGAGCAACAACTAGATTTGGTGACCTAAGTGCGCCTTTACGAGATCGTTTTGGAGTAGTTCATAAGTTACGTTATTATTCAAATGATGAGTTAACTGAAATATGTAGGAGAACAGCAAAAATATTTGAAACAGAAACACATGAAGATGCAACGATTGAGATTTCTCGTAGAAGTCGCGGAACTCCGCGTATTACCAACCGCATTTTTAGAAGAGTAAGAGATTTTGCTGATGTTCTAAATGACGGTGTTATTGATATGGATATGTGTAAGTTAGCCTTGGGTAAACTGCACATAGATGAATTAGGTTTAGATGATAAAGATCACGCTTATTTAATGGGAATCATTGAAAACTTCGGTGGTGGTCCTGTTGGACTTGAAAGCTTAGCTGCATCAATCGGCGAAGAATCTACGACGATTGAAGATGTTTATGAACCTTATTTATTACAAATAGGCTTTATAAAAAGAACCCCACGTGGTAGAATAGCAACCGAGAAAGCTTATAAGCATCTCAAAAAGACACATAATATGAGGTTGTTTTAA
- the queA gene encoding S-adenosylmethionine:tRNA ribosyltransferase-isomerase, with product MKVEDFNYHLPEELIAQTPLKDRSASRLLVLDKNTGNISHDQFSNILDYLSKDDVLVLNNTSVIPARLYGIKEETNAAIEILLLKQKEEDIWECLVKKAKKIKLGTIISFGEGLIKAKCVKLGEDGIRELKMIYEGVFYEILDVLGEMPLPPYIHEKLENQDRYQTVYNKYKGSAAAPTAGLHFTKDLLKKISDKGVIITYVTLHVGLGTFRPVQVEDVTSHKMHTEYYEMDRETAKILNQAKVDKRKIIAVGTTSLRTLETVLRDYDNFIETSGWSDIFIYPGYKFKAIDELITNFHLPKSTLLMLVSALTSKEMIMNAYSEAIKEKYRFFSFGDSMIIKG from the coding sequence ATGAAAGTAGAAGATTTTAATTACCATTTACCTGAAGAACTTATCGCTCAAACTCCTTTAAAGGACCGTAGTGCTTCTAGATTATTAGTTCTTGATAAAAATACAGGTAACATAAGCCATGATCAATTCAGTAATATTCTTGATTACTTAAGTAAAGATGATGTTTTAGTCTTAAATAATACATCTGTCATTCCCGCACGTTTATATGGGATTAAAGAAGAGACAAACGCTGCCATTGAAATCCTTCTTTTGAAGCAAAAAGAAGAAGATATTTGGGAATGTTTAGTCAAAAAAGCTAAAAAGATAAAACTAGGTACGATTATTTCCTTTGGAGAAGGTTTAATAAAAGCTAAATGCGTTAAACTAGGAGAAGACGGAATAAGAGAGTTAAAAATGATATATGAAGGTGTATTCTATGAAATATTAGATGTCTTGGGTGAAATGCCTTTGCCTCCTTATATTCATGAAAAACTAGAAAATCAAGATCGCTACCAAACCGTTTATAATAAATATAAAGGTAGTGCCGCAGCACCTACTGCAGGACTACACTTTACAAAAGATTTGCTAAAAAAAATCTCTGATAAAGGTGTCATTATTACTTATGTAACTCTGCATGTCGGCTTAGGAACATTTAGACCAGTACAAGTTGAAGATGTTACGTCTCATAAAATGCATACTGAGTATTATGAAATGGATAGAGAAACAGCTAAGATATTAAACCAAGCTAAGGTTGATAAACGCAAGATAATTGCTGTTGGAACAACAAGTTTACGTACATTAGAGACGGTTTTAAGAGATTATGATAACTTTATAGAGACAAGTGGATGGAGCGATATATTTATTTATCCTGGTTATAAATTCAAAGCAATTGACGAATTGATCACCAATTTCCATTTGCCAAAGTCAACTCTGCTTATGTTAGTTAGTGCTTTGACTTCAAAAGAAATGATTATGAATGCATATTCAGAAGCAATAAAAGAAAAATATAGATTCTTTAGTTTTGGGGATTCAATGATAATAAAGGGGTAG
- the yhaH gene encoding Inner membrane protein YhaH → MDEITKEYVLMWKNWNVFEGRSNVREYWMAILINWILVLIVGAIGGVIPLFRLIDAMYGIAVIVPSVALFVRRMHDIGKSGWNLLWIIIPLFGWIYLIYLLIQPSK, encoded by the coding sequence ATGGATGAAATCACTAAAGAATATGTTTTAATGTGGAAGAATTGGAATGTCTTTGAAGGACGTTCTAACGTTAGAGAGTATTGGATGGCAATTTTGATTAACTGGATACTTGTCTTGATTGTTGGAGCAATTGGTGGAGTAATTCCACTATTTAGATTAATCGACGCAATGTACGGAATTGCTGTTATTGTTCCTTCTGTAGCACTTTTTGTTAGAAGAATGCATGATATCGGTAAAAGTGGCTGGAATCTCTTATGGATCATTATTCCTTTATTTGGATGGATTTACTTAATATATTTACTAATACAACCTTCAAAATAA